The Zootoca vivipara chromosome 5, rZooViv1.1, whole genome shotgun sequence genome includes the window aagagtcttgggacgccaaaccttcttccccgccttctcctgcgtaattccggaaccggaggaaaaagggtctgcgctccatgttttccttctccccccttcccccctctctctcttcctccctcacgtgtATCAGGGGCTCTTTTGTGTggccggagccctgcatccctcttcctccttcctcactggacccctccccctccccgctggcattgctgctattggaggagctgctcttgatgatgggagggggatctctgtattccCTTCCCCTTACAGGTTTTAACTCAGGCTCTTTCTTCTCTTCATCATTTGCAGTCTTCTTCCATTTTCCTCTTttgtgtttcatgttttattattagACTGCAAGTCTATTGGcagggacttagaatcatagaattctagaattgCATGGGACCACGAGGGTTATCTAATCCAAACCTATGCAATAAAAGAAACTTTTATCAAGCTTGAACCTGACAAAATCCATGAAGTATATTTTTTCCAGCACCAACTTAACATGAAACACATCACTGGCATAGAGCATCATAAACCTGAATCTTGCAAAGCACTGTTTTAAGTGAAAATATACCCTGGAAGATGGGTgggtagatttatttattttgaagtttCTAAGATTTACTCCCAAtcccacccatttttttaaagataacctTTCATGGTTTAAATGCTCTagacagggccggtgcgtccatttaggcaaactaggcagttgcctagagcgcgtaatggagggggcgcaaaacCCCGCAAAACCCCCGTGCCACCGCTGCCCTCCCACGGCGCGCACTCgcactcctcccgcctatggagcacgagccaaaaggagagctcagcgccctcccgcctatggaggggacgctgcgagctcctcagcggctgcaatgAGCGAGTggaggcggtggcggcagcagcggcagcgcctGTAGCTGAAGCTTTCACTCACGACAGCCGCTGCTaaggagctcacagcatgccctccataggcgggaggctgctgagctctccttttggcttgcgctcctcccgcctatggaggggatgaaggggcgccaggaggtgattttgcctagggcgcaaaaagccctagcaccggccctggctcTAGAATTGTATTAAGCCGCAGCTCAAAAATTCCCCTCAATGAGGTCAGGAAAGAAGACTTGCCACCTTTCCAGAGAAAGAGTTCTTCATTGCCACCACTTACTGAGCATGTGGCTGTTTCAGCGGAAGGGCATTACAGGAGTGGAAGggcccctggttggccactgggagtgcagaatactggactagatgggactttggaTGGATCTGGCAGGGCTCTCCATGCATTCTTAAGAGGTGTGAGAGAACGTCCCTTCGATATCTTCTTGCTGTTTCCTGGCATATGGTCACACCAGCCTGCGTTCAAGCCACATCTCGGAGTCTATTTAATGGATAGCTCAGTGCAGCAAAATGTATCCAAAGAGGATTTCTGCATcacaagaaatgtgcaaaaaCGGCACAGCAACCCCTCTGATCCTTCGAGACCAGTTTCAGTCTGGCTGGCAGCTTGAGgtccaggccactctccggaaacTGGGCTTCTCACCCCAAGCCCTATTGGCCATGGGCATAGACCAAGCGAGATCCGAGGTCAGACAAAGAATTGTGGACACGGAGAGACAGCTGGACAGAATGAGGTCCCCGGATTTCAATATAGCTAAAAACAAGAAATACGTTGCTGCCCCGGCAGCGTATCTCTTTTATCTTGAATCCAGaaactcaagaagagccttcacGCTCGCCCGAAGCTCGGCATTGCCCTTGGCAGTGCTGTTAGGCTCCTTTGGAAAGATCCCATacgagcagagactctgctcctgcccattgAGGGAAGTAGGCAGCcccaaacatcttttttttttttttaagatgcccTCTGTTCGATAAGGCACGCAGAGATACTatcgcccccattctggagagcctggccgacctcccagataaggccaaactaaaggccctactattaggaaaggagcaaaagttaactcggacggtagccagattctgcacacagatctgcaggaccagtctctctctctcccccccctccaagaacaagacagccattggaatagcaaactcggtattggactgtgggaagtagttccttcgctcgggtacgaaactgagaactttgagcagcaccgggggaaaggccagctggacccgccctctggaaacatagcccctttgaactcatagactcttatatccaccccgaatgacaactcccatagccttgtaaagcatttttatttttaatagctggtatatgaccgtaataaaacttgattgattgattgattgaacggCACAGCAGTCCTGCTCTCCACTCTTATCCAATAGACAGGGCATCCTTCCCTATCAAAATATTATACTGAAACTGCATGGTGTGTGTAACTACACAGGAGCaccaggttttttttgtgtgtgtttaaaaccgCCCCCAGTGTGTTTTCTCAAGTGGTGTGTTCTATTGAATTTCATTGGCACATCTCTCTAGCTAAAATGAAACCATCGGGGGCAGCTGCTCTACATTTTTCCGGGGTCAACTGAGGGCAGTGCAGTGTCTGTGCACTACTGGAATCTATGGTGTAAAGAAGGGAGGAAGAATTAAATGGGAAAGAGCACCATTGATCAGGGGATTTTAATGGACCCCTTCTCTTTTCTGAAATGGAGCCTGGGTATTAATCTAGTGCTGGAAAGGTGAGGCCTTATCAACTCTGCAAGTGGTTCGCTGGAATTGTTTGTTAAAATGCTGCAGCAGTCCTTTTTGGCTCAACTTCCTGCCCTTTGGTTTCAGTTTTGTGTCTCTCTATAtaacatgggacccaggtggcgctgtgggttaaaccacagagcctagggcttgctgatcagaaggtcggcggttcgaatccctgtgatggggtgagctcccgttgcttggtcccagctcctgccaacctagcagttcgaaagcacgtcaaaatgcaagtagataaataggaagcgctacagcgggaaggtaaacggcgtttccatgtgctgctctggtttgccagaagcggctttgtcatgctggctacatgacctggaagctatacgccggctccctcggccaataacacgagatgagcgcgcaaccccagagtcggtcacgactggacctaatggtcaggggcccctttacctttactatataaAATGCTGCTCAAAATGCCCAGGAATGTGGCCTGATTCATGTAcaactgaagcagcacaggaaccAGTAACAACCACGGAGAGAAAACTCGTGGTTCTTTTGAGCAGCAGAGAGGAGTGTTGACTGCATAGCAAAGAAACCGAAGCATGCATGTTCCTGTAGCAGTAACTTGGTGTCTGAACCGCCAAAGCTTTGGGCTAGAAATATGAAACTGGAAGTTATGAATAGAGGAGCACAACAAAGAGGAATCTGGATCACTTAGAAGAAGGGATATattatttattggtttattttccATCATGTATTTTACAGGAGCTTACTTCTCCCCGCCTCATCAAAAGCCACCTGCCGTATCGTTTTTTGCCTTCAGACCTACACAGTGGTGAGTCCAAGGTAAGAATGGTTAGCGTTGTATTATTTATTACCTGTGTGTTTTGTGAAATGGGGTGAGAGAAAAACCCACTGATTAAGATGAATAATTTCCATGTTCTTAGGTAATCTACATGGCTCGCAACCCCAAAGACCTGGTGGTGTCTTATTACCAGTTCCACCGCTCCCTGCGAACCATGAGCTACAGAGGAACATTTCAAGAGTTCTGTCGGAGATTCATGAATGAAAAGTGTAAGAAAGTTTGACACTGGCTATTTGGCAGTACCTTGTAATGTTTCAAATTCTGTTCTGCCCCACTTCTTAGGAACAAAGTGTGAAGCCGTCTTGCTCGTCATGCCTCTAAAGTTCTGGTTCAAACTGTTCATGTTGGCATTTGTCTCTTCAGCTGATGGAGGGACCTTGGATATTGAGAAGGATGCTCTCCATCAGAGATAAAGAACCTGTGGACCTTCTTGGGCTGCTGCtcccttcagctccagccagcatggctaatggtctgagaggatgggagttgcagtacaacaacatcaggagggcaccaacttggagaaggctgacttAGGCACTTGCTAAAGATGAATCTCACATGAAATGCAGCTACAAAATGCAGACGATTCTCTCTGAAGTCACCAGAAGTCACTAAATATATTGGAATACATTCAGAGATTGCTTTTTGGCACTCCCAAAATTCCCTTTCCCATGAGAGTtcggtttttttgggtgggacgCTACATTCAGGCATCCGGAGGAATGTATGCAAAGGCTGGGTCCCTTCCCTGAAATTAATCCCATTGTGATGCCTCCGTCTGAATGAATTATGGAATTATGGAATTATGAATGAGTGAATATAGACGAAACGAAGCACCCTTTATGATGACACTAAAGTTGCATTGGAAGGAAGAATAAGACAGAGACGATTAAAGATGCTACCAAAAGGCTTATTTAGCTCCATATCAGAGATGGGCTGCCAGTTGCATTCACTAACCACATAGCTAAAACATGGCAGCATGGTGATGGCAAGGGTAGGTGATTATTTTATCATTCAGGTGGTCCCATCTAAAGTTCTGGAGGCCTTATCCCATGGGCAGCCAACTTCTTTAGCAGGTGTCCAAAGTATAATAGATagtttgtgggaatgttgagggtggaaggagaggatatattatcaatatccttcctaacttgcgctagcaagtttcttcacTTAGCAGAGTGCCTTCCCCTTCTTATgcagcagaaagctggttgcaaaCTCACGTGAgtttcttaataataattttaataataatatttttttatttataccccacccatttagctgggtttccctagccacttaagacaataagcaatacactctggcttgtccagattgagatatgttgtaatattcctggtaagaccccttttgaatccctcctaatagaataaagacaccacagtcttatccATAAGTAACAAAAAATAGTTCtactcatgatcaggcagagcacagtgtgatccctgaaggcaggctttaggcttaaagttacaaccATGTACAAACAGGAGATAACCTGGTGTGGCAGCCAGCAGTCCAGCCCAGGTGATTCAGGAAGCAGACAGGACGAACAGGAAGGTCAAAGAGAGGGAAGTGGCTGCGtcacttggccttttaccaggtctggaaaggtcacacccacccactagtcacatgcaaggaagggtgctccaggccaggaggaacaagaAGTTTCGACTGACTGGGCCACTCTAGCaagacaaggaatgttgtatttgactgctccaagTAGATTACATCTCACATACTTCACCTCTAGTTTGCTTAtagtcagggccatcttacccataggtgttaggggtgtggggcaccggggggcggctctcaggggcaccaggccgagagtccgacCCGAGAGTTGGAGTGCTGTGGCGGGCTgttctgctgcgggcggctctgtgCCACGAGTTCGGGGGCAactgagccagcgagacgctgagacGGCCAGCCGGCTCCACCCTCATgcacacctgggactgggcaaccggggggggggtgccgggtggatctttgcaccctggcgccgcatatgcttaagacagccctgcttatAGTACATGTGCGTTGATGTGGCTTCATTTCTGAGCTGAACCAGGAAACAAGCAGCTGTTCAGTATGAGAGATGCAGGCAGGAATACAGACCGGGTGCTATTAATTAGGCCCAGTCAGGTGCCACTGCCCACCCCTCCTTGTGGCACTCGAGTTGTCACATGGCCGTTCAAGctggccattggtcatgtatTCCTAAACCGTACAGGGTTTCAGCTTTTAGTAGGAACCATCATGCATAACTGGGTCAAGTTCTACACCAAAAGCAAATATGTATTCagacttagttacaggtaggtagccgtgttggtctgacgtagtcgaaacaaaataaaaaaaattccttccagcagcaccttagagaccaactaagtttgtcattggtatgagctttcgtgtgcatgcacacttcttcagataccatcagatacccgaagaagtgtgcatgcacacaaaagctcataccaatgacaaacttagttggtctctaggtgctgctggaaggaatttttattttattttattcagactTAAACATGCAAATGGTGAGTGCAACTTAACCAGATTCACATGTCTTGGTGGTTTCCCATCCTCTCTCTTATGTTTAATTTTCACACTGCCTGCACACAGAATCTGGGGAGGTTTTTATTATTCAAAACAAGAATAAATCTGAACATACCTATATTGTAAAGACCGTACATActcctctttttaaaagtttttgttcGGAAATAATATAACATAGTTTTTGTTAGAAAACAAAATTCAGTAAATGCACTTCTTTCCAGCTTTTATGTGTAAGAGAAACTTAACTAACATTTATGTCCTTGCATATTAGCCATTCTATTTCCTGTCTCTACAGTAGGATACGGTTCTTGGTTTGAACATGTGCAGGAGTTTTGGCAACATCACATGGACTCCAATGTTCTCTTTCTCAAGTATGAAGATATGCACAAGGTAAACTCAGATCGTATAAAAggcaccccctcccccttgtTACCTATGGactcccccctcacccccccatcCATCTGATCAGAATTGGAGAGTCCCTGCTCACTGATGCCAGTTACCATCGGATGGGATTCTGTGACTTGCAGTGATGCTTATATTTGATAAGCTATCAGTTTCTGAAATGAGATGGGGTATTAAATTGTAGGAGAAGCACTTGAGTGAAATGAATAAAAGGAAGCAAACAACAAAGCGATCCAAATGGAATGGAGGGGCAAATTTGCCAAATCCGAAGCCCTGCCAGGATCACAGTGGAAATTAATAAGCCATTTCAGGGCTCTGGGGCTGGCTGGCAGTCTCCTCCATTCTGGTGTGCATGTGTCTTAAGGACTGTCAGAGCAGGGCCAGAGGCTGATCTGGGGGAAGGGAGTAGTGATTCAGGGGGTTTTGTGCCTCCAGAAAGGTATCAGTCAGAGCTGGCGAGAGGCCTGAGCTGCTGGAGAATGGGAAAAGGGTGTCGGACACGGAGTGTGGGACACAGGGCAGGAGCTGGAGGAAGGACAGAACTTGCCAGGAGTGGAGGGAAAGACGCTGCCTGAAGGGCAGGGCGGGGGGTGGCCGAATCCCGTCCCCCACTCTGTCCTCTCCCCTGCTGTCCCCTAGAACCAGGAAGGGCTTGAAGAGGCAAACATAGCAGGAAAAGTCACCGGCTGCTTGCTCTCAGTCTGTCAGACAAGGGCACTTAAGTTTGGGTGTAGATGTGGCCACGCTGTTGCTCCATCAGTCTAGCTCAGAGCGCAAGTGGGGAGGCGGGTCAGCTTCCTAATTACAGACAAACTGTAAGTTTGtgctttgtcaataaagaattaaactacCAGTCAATTGTCCTCCTTGTGCAGGGTGTGCCCAGGACCGTGGATGCAGGTGTTAGGGGAGTCTTCATCCCCTTTGCCTTTAAGAGAGCGCACCTTTTAGACACACTATTTGTCCCGTTTCCAACTTTGCCACCTCAGAGCAGAGGGATGTTTGTGGGCTGCTCTCACCATAAAAAATCCAATCTGTGAGATGGAGCTGAGTGAACAGGAGCCCTCTCAGATTTCTAGCCATCTATTACTGGTTTGTGATGGGGTGTGGCCCTAAACGGAGccctctgcttctcttcctcccctgcaaaaaataaatgaatggccTGGATTGCTGCCGTTGGGATGGCTGTGCATGGAGCACTGGCATATGAATGGCTAGTATCAGAATCCACACAGGCAGTGCCCACCAATTCATGCCATGGTTCCCCCCCTAGGGAATGCCTATCTGGATTAGAGCATTTCTATCTAGTTAGGCTATTGTAATTTGCCTACGTTAggaacagtggcggagcttcatggtccggcaccggggggcgggggcagagagcaggcaggggcggggcatgcgttctgggggtggggcactgggatcgcgctgccgggggggtgcgctccccccgcactcctcttcctctgccagtgattaGGAAACTGATATTCACAATGCTGTTACAAGCCATTTGAAAGGAATCTTTCAATCTGATTTCAGCTATTCAGCTGCTTGAGTTAGGACCTGAAAAATGAGTCTGTACCACTGGATTTTAGATGCTGCTCTCGACTCTGCTAAGAAAGACTTCTATGGCTGCTTGCGGGGCTCATTTGTTCTTGCTAACCTTCCCCTCTTTTTTGGCTTTTCTCTTTATTGGCACGTGTGCGTAATCTCTCATCACAGGATCTGGCAACTATGGTCGAACAGCTGGCGAGGTTCCTGGGCGTCTCTTACGACAAAGCACAGCTGGAGTCCATGGTGGAACATTGTCACCAGCTCATTGACCAGTGCTGCAATGCAGAAGCCCTTCCTGTTGGCAGGGGTATGTGTGTGGCACGATATAGTGCAAATATTTGTAAAAGTGGAAGGCAGGTGTTGTGATCCTTATGGGTCCATTGCGGCACTTGCAGATACAGAGGTTGAAATAGACGTGCTGCGCCCCTCTCTGTCGTCAGGTAATTACTATGATACCAAGGAGCTTGCCTGCAAATTCAGAAGCACGTAGTAGAACCCTTTTGGGACTAGAAAGCAATAGTTTATGTTTGTAGATACTAAAATGCTCTCTGGGATTTTTTCACACCTTTTAAAAAACTCACCTCCCTAAGCATGGGAAGACAGTGCTTCGGGATGATTCCActgtgtcagaggttcttgtggctactcttgagtaacgacgctccacacctgcttgtctttaaggtgtttttaattgtgcattctatttacagtgcaaagtctctggaaaacatgtctgcttagtctgagtcagaacctcgcaatggcttctttctgcttggcgcccaacataacagcttgggaaccccaaagcgcttCCCCCTTGTCCTACAGGGTGGCAtgcacctcaattcaggcgtgggggcggcggcggaagggccgtccttctgactgctctcccgtcatttccgtcatttccgcctccctctctactcggtgttatggctctttgacgctgctagagccttgtccctccctctctgcttcctgactcctgtaatctgatccgctactggacttactgctctgagaggaactcgacctgatgaggggggggggggtgttccctgTAAGCCCTCCCCCGTACATCCGGCATACTAGTTTTCTGTTGGTCCTTTTTTACCATTGGGTTTGGGAAAGGGAAATTGTCAATGGAAGAGTTGTGGCACATGCTCCCTGATGCATGGATTGGCTCAAAATGCTCTGGCTTTTCCAATGGGCTGTTGGGGGAATAGAAGGAAAGCGACAGAGGAGGACAGTGGAGACAAATGGAAGTAAGCATCttggcactgagcctcttgggctggaGAGAGCCCATCACCTCTTCAGAGTGCGGACTGTGGCATAATAAGAAGACCATCCTAGATGTGAGCTGTTCTGATGATCTAGAAAAAGGGGGGTTTGCAAATGATGACGGGAAATGGAACTTCCCTCCTAACAACGGCTCAGCTCCCCTCACTGATGAACACCTGTCACTTTTAAAATTTGATCTTCCacaccccttctcttcccccctccattgCCCCCTCCATATTTCACGTTTAAACAAACTGAACTGCCATTGTCACTTCTAGTATGGCCCAGAGACATTGCCActgtggagcatagctgccaagttttcccttttctcacgaggaagcctattcagcataagggaaaatcccttaaaaaagggataacttggcagctatgctgtggagtACATATTTATTTGGTTTGTCCCACAAACACAACTACCAGTTTATTGGAAATGTAATGAATGTGTTTGCAGCACAGAGAATACAGTGGCTCTGTCTCTCCCACCTCCTTTTGTCTGTCTTCAGCCCAAGGTATCCAAAAGAAGAACAACCAAATTGTCACCTTTTTGTTAATTCTGTCTGGCCACAGTTGTTCCCGTTGCTTTACCTTACAGCCTTTGGACTGGCACTCTGTCCTACCCTTAAACAGCCCACCTCCGGAAGAACTTCATTTGGCCTAGGCATTTTCTCTCAGAATATATACTCAAACTTATTCACTGCCTGCCTTTTATCCATacatgtcttcttttttaaaaaattcgtttgttttgctgctttgcatTTGTGATAATTTTCTGCATTTCAAAATCCAGCCTAAATATCGATATGGGTTTTCTGCCTGCCTattttttcatttgtgtgtgcaATTTAAAATCCTGTGATCAGCCTAAAATTAGTTTATTGCTTTGTTTAATTTACCATCAGCTACATTTTCATTATTTTGCTTTATGTTGGGTTtctttcattttccctccactttTAGCTCCTTGACCTTTACTCAGAAGATAACCCCCCATTGCTGTGAGAGCAGGCTATGGCTTAGCTTACGTTCCTTACATTTGCTCCATATTCCATCACAAATCACAGTTTCATGAACCCAGGTGGGTGATTTGGACCAGCTATCCATACACATCCTTGGAAAATGGTTGTCCACAAAATGTAATACTTGCT containing:
- the SULT4A1 gene encoding sulfotransferase 4A1, coding for MAESECETPSTPGEFESKYFEYNGVRLPPFCRGKMEEIANFPVRDNDVWIVTYPKSGTSLLQEVVYLVSQGADPDEIGLMNIDEQLPVLEYPQPGLDIIKELTSPRLIKSHLPYRFLPSDLHSGESKVIYMARNPKDLVVSYYQFHRSLRTMSYRGTFQEFCRRFMNEKLGYGSWFEHVQEFWQHHMDSNVLFLKYEDMHKDLATMVEQLARFLGVSYDKAQLESMVEHCHQLIDQCCNAEALPVGRGRVGLWKDIFTVSMNEKFDLVYKQKMGKCDLMFDFNL